In Gimesia benthica, a single window of DNA contains:
- a CDS encoding tetratricopeptide repeat protein has product MLRNLSCIACALVWLICCGCQAVPISTLTQMSGEALQEETTPQTSETSSRTERTSPFNERANQLVDQALQHYSQGELQQARSLLASAREIDPGHIGTFEIEAQLSYDMGDRKQFLQSLRAIRAASPQDAAKQSAIGTLFFQAGQTQEGIACLKRAIALKPHEENYSLKLAAFLEQTSRTDEAHEVLLRALHKTPGSKRLPIALGRVCEVNQQWSEASIYYAMVINHLPENHVWRKHRARCLYHAGKYQEAFEQFSICQEADRELLSLSEKIAFGDTALRLGDLEKAQQLFDEISAAHQHQLLHVEVLRGLCAINRGQTTDAKAIIATARKKWPADPTLLEVAALLPAQQTAVR; this is encoded by the coding sequence ATGCTGCGGAATCTCAGTTGCATCGCCTGTGCGTTGGTCTGGCTGATCTGTTGCGGCTGTCAGGCGGTGCCGATTTCCACGCTGACGCAGATGTCGGGTGAGGCGCTGCAAGAGGAAACCACACCACAGACCTCAGAGACTTCCTCACGAACCGAGCGGACATCCCCCTTCAATGAACGGGCGAATCAACTCGTAGATCAGGCATTACAGCATTATTCCCAGGGAGAACTGCAGCAGGCCCGGTCGCTGCTCGCCTCGGCACGGGAAATAGATCCCGGGCATATCGGGACGTTTGAAATTGAGGCCCAGCTCTCCTACGACATGGGGGACCGGAAACAGTTTCTGCAGTCGCTTCGGGCGATTCGCGCTGCGAGCCCTCAAGACGCCGCCAAACAGAGTGCCATCGGAACCCTGTTTTTTCAGGCTGGCCAGACACAGGAAGGGATCGCCTGCCTGAAGCGTGCCATCGCGTTGAAACCGCATGAAGAAAACTACTCGTTGAAACTGGCGGCTTTTCTGGAGCAGACCAGCCGCACCGATGAGGCTCATGAAGTTCTGTTACGGGCGCTGCATAAGACGCCGGGCAGCAAACGACTGCCCATCGCCCTGGGTCGCGTCTGTGAGGTCAATCAGCAGTGGTCCGAAGCCAGCATATATTATGCGATGGTGATCAATCATCTGCCCGAAAACCACGTCTGGAGAAAACACCGCGCCCGCTGTCTGTATCACGCCGGGAAGTACCAGGAAGCTTTTGAACAGTTCTCCATCTGCCAGGAAGCAGACCGGGAACTGCTGTCACTTTCAGAAAAAATCGCGTTTGGCGACACGGCGCTGCGGCTGGGAGATCTGGAAAAGGCGCAACAACTGTTCGATGAAATATCTGCTGCCCACCAGCACCAGTTACTCCACGTAGAGGTATTGCGCGGGTTATGCGCAATCAACCGGGGCCAGACAACTGACGCGAAAGCCATTATCGCTACAGCCCGTAAAAAATGGCCCGCTGATCCCACGCTGTTAGAGGTCGCGGCCCTGCTTCCTGCGCAACAGACGGCGGTAAGGTAA
- a CDS encoding GspE/PulE family protein, with amino-acid sequence MNTNSLLQPKMRLGDLLIFKEYVTAEQLESALEEQSQGDGSQLLGELLVNNEYCTEEQVLECLALEYRIPYVQLDSRMFDSKIFDVLPREFVEKHTVLPLFKVRNVLTVAVAEPTNVFLVDQLRDLTKSEIQIVAASAREIRRMVQTYMPNTNVFVIDDIIDDANGTNVELIEESIDDIGFDVEFAGQSPIIKLVNYIIYNAVREGASDIHIEPNEQQLRVRYRVDGVLHQALEPPVHLAPAVSSRIKIMASLDISERRLPQDGRIHVLMEGRPIDLRVSTLPMPSGEKVVIRILDNRSVNVSLEQLGFSSEVLENFTEQLEKPNGIILVTGPTGSGKSTTLYAALNAVSSIEKNVCTVEDPIEYQLPIINQFQVNEKIGLSFATILRSLLRQDPDVVMVGEIRDQETGKIAIQAALTGHLVFSTLHTNDAISAITRLINMGVDDYLIAAAVNMALAQRLCRKLCPKCKTPYELPKAMQLAVERVGLEANEFYKNKGCKRCRNTGFSGRIGVHEILTVDDHLREIISSNPTVAAVKEYAQNNGMIPLRYDALRKAQEGLTTVEEAIKVSDDGWIPQKPALIRSHS; translated from the coding sequence ATGAATACCAATTCCCTCTTACAACCGAAAATGCGGCTCGGTGATCTGCTCATCTTCAAAGAGTATGTCACCGCAGAACAGCTGGAGTCCGCGCTGGAGGAACAGTCTCAGGGAGATGGCAGTCAACTGCTGGGTGAGCTGCTGGTCAACAACGAATATTGCACCGAAGAGCAGGTGCTGGAATGCCTTGCTCTGGAATATCGCATTCCCTACGTGCAGCTCGACAGCCGCATGTTCGACTCGAAAATCTTCGATGTTCTGCCACGTGAATTTGTGGAAAAGCATACGGTGCTGCCCCTGTTCAAAGTCCGCAACGTGTTGACTGTTGCGGTAGCGGAACCGACGAACGTCTTCCTGGTCGACCAGCTCCGCGACCTGACCAAGTCAGAAATCCAGATTGTCGCTGCCAGCGCCCGCGAAATCCGCCGGATGGTGCAGACCTACATGCCGAACACGAACGTGTTCGTGATCGACGACATCATCGATGATGCGAACGGCACCAATGTCGAACTGATTGAAGAATCGATCGACGACATCGGCTTCGACGTCGAGTTTGCCGGCCAGAGTCCGATCATCAAACTGGTCAATTACATTATCTACAATGCGGTCCGCGAGGGGGCCAGCGATATTCACATCGAACCCAACGAACAGCAGTTGCGGGTGCGTTATCGCGTGGATGGAGTGCTGCACCAGGCACTTGAGCCGCCCGTGCATCTGGCGCCTGCGGTTTCTTCGCGTATCAAGATCATGGCGAGCCTCGACATCAGCGAACGTCGTCTGCCACAGGATGGACGAATTCACGTCCTGATGGAAGGACGTCCAATCGACCTGCGTGTGAGTACGCTTCCCATGCCGAGCGGTGAAAAGGTCGTGATTCGTATTCTGGATAACCGCAGCGTCAATGTTTCACTCGAACAGCTGGGCTTCAGTTCCGAAGTTCTGGAAAACTTCACCGAACAGCTGGAAAAACCGAACGGCATCATTCTGGTGACCGGGCCTACCGGTAGTGGTAAGAGTACCACCCTGTACGCGGCTCTGAATGCCGTCAGCTCGATTGAGAAAAATGTCTGTACGGTCGAAGACCCGATCGAATATCAGCTGCCGATTATCAATCAGTTCCAGGTGAATGAAAAAATCGGTCTGTCATTCGCCACGATCCTGCGGAGTCTGCTGCGACAGGACCCGGATGTGGTGATGGTGGGCGAAATCCGCGACCAGGAAACCGGTAAGATCGCCATCCAGGCAGCCCTGACCGGGCACCTCGTCTTCAGTACGCTGCACACCAATGATGCGATTTCCGCGATTACCCGTCTGATTAACATGGGCGTTGACGATTACCTGATTGCGGCAGCCGTCAACATGGCACTGGCGCAGCGACTCTGTCGTAAATTGTGTCCGAAATGCAAAACACCGTATGAACTGCCCAAGGCGATGCAACTGGCGGTAGAACGGGTCGGCCTGGAAGCGAACGAATTTTATAAGAACAAAGGCTGCAAGCGGTGCCGCAATACCGGATTTTCCGGCCGAATCGGCGTGCATGAGATTCTGACCGTTGATGATCATCTGCGGGAAATCATCTCATCCAATCCTACGGTGGCAGCAGTCAAAGAATATGCACAGAACAATGGCATGATCCCCCTGCGGTATGACGCTCTGCGTAAAGCCCAGGAAGGACTGACGACAGTGGAAGAAGCCATCAAAGTCAGTGATGACGGCTGGATTCCCCAAAAACCCGCGCTGATCCGTTCCCATTCATAA
- a CDS encoding PilN domain-containing protein yields the protein MIPEIDFLPASYREVRRRHRNRIWRRSIVVIFLTLVTLSTVRQREIQHELQTKKETLEKHIQQMHEQLQDPAQLTQQIELADVRADLLAGLLLDESPAQLLAITSHSLPEYVSLNEFQFLFEKVASKEKPANVKLKKTPENVVPEKLDLEKLKQHRTDEQLVLLVQGIAPDHLSISGYMSNLDRLGVFKAIDLIQSNETMFEGEPMRQFRLRIVVKAPGMFLPPLDHRLTAGLDHPPTGGYGHE from the coding sequence ATGATACCTGAAATTGATTTTTTACCTGCCAGTTATCGCGAAGTGCGACGACGACACCGGAACCGGATCTGGCGTCGTTCGATTGTCGTCATCTTCCTCACGCTGGTGACCTTAAGCACCGTGCGACAGCGGGAAATTCAGCACGAACTGCAGACGAAAAAGGAGACGCTGGAAAAGCACATCCAGCAGATGCATGAGCAATTGCAGGACCCTGCACAGCTGACACAGCAGATTGAGCTTGCCGACGTGCGGGCCGATCTGCTGGCCGGGTTGCTGCTGGATGAATCACCGGCACAGCTCCTGGCAATCACGAGCCACTCTCTGCCTGAATATGTCTCGTTAAACGAATTTCAATTCCTGTTTGAAAAAGTGGCGAGTAAAGAGAAGCCGGCGAACGTCAAACTGAAAAAAACACCAGAGAACGTGGTTCCTGAAAAGCTGGATCTCGAAAAGCTGAAACAGCACCGGACGGACGAACAACTGGTGCTGCTGGTGCAGGGGATCGCCCCCGACCATCTTTCGATCTCCGGTTATATGTCTAACCTGGATCGACTGGGCGTGTTTAAAGCCATCGATCTGATTCAATCCAACGAGACGATGTTCGAAGGAGAACCGATGCGGCAGTTCCGTCTGCGCATCGTGGTGAAAGCACCAGGCATGTTTCTTCCCCCACTCGATCACCGGTTGACCGCCGGTCTGGATCACCCCCCGACAGGAGGTTATGGCCATGAATGA
- a CDS encoding STAS domain-containing protein: MQITTEVFGNVLVAHTPDELTDDTSGDFVHALSDAINEQHYQVVLQMDRSDLLDSAGLTALLDLQDMTREHGGNLKISGLEEPGKKILEMTRLDQRIDIFDSVIEAVSSFQ, translated from the coding sequence ATGCAGATCACAACGGAAGTTTTTGGCAATGTTCTGGTGGCCCATACACCGGATGAACTGACGGATGACACGTCCGGAGATTTCGTCCATGCGCTGTCAGACGCGATTAACGAACAGCATTACCAGGTTGTCCTGCAGATGGATCGCAGCGATCTTCTGGACAGTGCAGGCCTGACGGCCTTACTCGATCTGCAGGATATGACCCGGGAACACGGAGGGAACCTCAAGATCAGCGGCCTGGAAGAACCTGGCAAGAAAATTCTGGAAATGACGCGACTCGACCAGCGAATCGATATTTTCGATTCGGTGATCGAAGCGGTTTCCAGCTTTCAATAA
- a CDS encoding response regulator, protein MEVVSFPDGYACWEQVQERAPEMIITDLQMPRMNGLELCEKIREFEATRSIPLTLLTGKGFEFDHDEYMQNLKITNVMVKPFSPKKLLTQVQESLQTAPDTIG, encoded by the coding sequence CTGGAAGTCGTCAGCTTTCCGGATGGCTATGCCTGTTGGGAACAGGTTCAGGAACGTGCTCCCGAGATGATTATTACCGATTTGCAGATGCCCCGGATGAATGGTCTGGAACTCTGCGAAAAAATTCGCGAATTTGAAGCAACCCGATCAATCCCGCTTACGTTACTGACAGGGAAAGGTTTCGAATTCGATCACGATGAATATATGCAGAATCTGAAAATTACCAATGTTATGGTGAAACCCTTCAGCCCCAAGAAATTGTTAACACAGGTCCAGGAGTCTCTGCAAACGGCACCGGACACGATTGGTTAG
- the pilO gene encoding type IV pilus inner membrane component PilO, with amino-acid sequence MNEKLRRDSLITIISLAVVVALFTFVIYLPGLKSKQQLNKQIASIQEEIRAIPTKVEQLEQLQKQLQQREAFITRMKKHIPTDKDTHRVLQRVAQLANSSSLTVSSLNPGEPVTYATYLRQPFTVNVSGPYKGLIQFLNGLDTDRRLFTVSNLMLTSQNGKNTGLVKGTVELSVYVLRDTESDFSDFKENRVSRSFLSTDKR; translated from the coding sequence ATGAATGAAAAATTACGTCGCGACAGCCTGATTACCATCATCAGCCTGGCGGTAGTGGTCGCCTTGTTTACTTTTGTGATTTACCTGCCGGGGCTCAAGAGCAAACAGCAGCTCAACAAGCAGATCGCTTCCATCCAGGAAGAGATCCGCGCGATCCCCACCAAGGTTGAACAACTGGAACAGCTGCAAAAGCAGCTGCAGCAGCGCGAGGCCTTTATCACTCGCATGAAAAAACACATCCCGACAGATAAAGATACGCACCGGGTTCTGCAGCGGGTGGCACAGCTGGCAAATAGTTCCTCGCTGACGGTTTCTTCTCTGAACCCTGGTGAGCCTGTGACATATGCGACCTATCTGAGGCAGCCTTTCACCGTCAATGTGAGCGGACCTTACAAGGGGTTGATCCAGTTTCTGAATGGTCTGGATACCGATCGTCGGCTGTTTACCGTCTCCAATCTGATGCTCACGAGTCAAAACGGGAAAAATACGGGACTTGTCAAAGGAACCGTCGAACTGTCAGTTTACGTATTACGCGACACAGAGAGCGATTTTTCCGATTTTAAGGAAAATAGGGTCAGCCGGTCCTTTCTTTCAACCGATAAAAGATAA
- the pilM gene encoding pilus assembly protein PilM, producing the protein MISLPRSQYTPIGLQLGPSSATLVQLTGPKQNRVVHAIAQEQFDLDDRLTADERDTKIAAELRRILVDHHFKGRRVISCLGSQELFIQNVRLPQLPTEEIAKVVAWEAEERLPYPVAEAEIRHLPAGQVRQESNTKQEVILLACHNGILERHLNLLEQAGLTAEAIDVEPSATLRCFHDEKHELQLNSVSCYLNFGDAATTVIFADQQNVLFLKYIMQGSNHLDRAVADNLDLPLTEAIRLRKIVTNSPTLDASDELHRSVIDSIRSLLESISTEVENCLRYYKVTFRGKKLDQLIVTGNESSPWLIDFLSERLNTDCRMGNPFERLKSWPTSTSILERPGRWSTAMGLAMKESSDK; encoded by the coding sequence ATGATTTCCTTACCTCGTTCACAATATACACCCATCGGTTTGCAGCTGGGCCCCAGTTCGGCCACGCTGGTGCAGTTGACCGGCCCGAAACAGAATCGGGTCGTGCATGCCATTGCCCAGGAGCAGTTCGACCTGGATGACCGACTCACTGCCGATGAACGCGACACAAAGATCGCCGCTGAACTGCGGCGGATCCTGGTTGACCACCATTTCAAAGGCCGCCGTGTGATCAGTTGCCTGGGTTCGCAGGAACTGTTCATTCAAAACGTGAGACTGCCTCAACTGCCGACCGAAGAAATCGCGAAAGTGGTCGCCTGGGAGGCGGAAGAACGTCTGCCTTACCCGGTTGCGGAAGCGGAAATCCGTCATCTGCCTGCAGGACAGGTACGGCAGGAATCGAACACCAAGCAGGAAGTGATCCTGCTGGCCTGTCATAACGGAATTCTGGAGCGGCATTTGAATCTGCTGGAACAGGCGGGGCTGACTGCAGAGGCGATTGACGTTGAGCCATCGGCCACGCTGCGTTGTTTTCATGATGAGAAACATGAGCTGCAACTGAACTCGGTGAGCTGTTATCTGAATTTTGGTGACGCCGCCACCACCGTGATTTTCGCCGATCAGCAGAACGTACTGTTTCTGAAATATATTATGCAGGGGAGTAATCACCTGGACCGGGCCGTGGCTGACAACCTGGATCTGCCACTGACCGAGGCGATTCGCCTGCGAAAGATTGTGACCAATTCTCCGACGCTGGATGCCAGTGATGAGCTGCACCGGTCGGTGATTGATTCGATCCGCTCTCTGCTGGAATCGATCAGCACAGAAGTGGAGAACTGCCTGCGATATTACAAAGTGACTTTCCGCGGGAAGAAACTGGACCAGCTGATCGTTACAGGCAACGAGTCGAGTCCGTGGCTGATCGACTTTCTTTCAGAGCGACTGAATACGGACTGCCGGATGGGAAACCCGTTCGAACGCTTGAAGAGCTGGCCGACTTCCACCTCGATTCTGGAACGACCTGGCAGATGGAGTACCGCCATGGGACTGGCCATGAAAGAAAGTTCCGACAAATAA
- a CDS encoding pilus assembly FimT family protein: protein MQCTRPRSLHTLQNQCGRSGFTLVEVLIVVVLISILASVSLLSIDSSTSHSLETTARMLVADLRLARNHAIQFNTEYTVEFDLNTQTYEIVHSGAGTAPVPENSLAGSSADKTKYIQSVQKDTLNLPDRVVISQIYLKTSDTEVRDLAFEAMGGTGPGRSEDTMIVISTTRNGTTFSIPITVSWITGQAWADEIQTN, encoded by the coding sequence ATGCAGTGCACCCGACCGCGGAGCCTGCACACTTTGCAGAATCAATGTGGACGTTCGGGGTTTACGCTGGTTGAAGTGTTGATTGTGGTCGTACTGATTTCGATCCTCGCTTCGGTCTCCCTGCTTTCCATTGACTCGAGTACATCACACTCCCTGGAGACCACAGCGCGGATGCTGGTGGCTGACCTGCGGCTGGCCCGGAATCATGCCATTCAGTTCAACACCGAATACACGGTGGAATTCGATCTCAATACGCAGACATACGAAATCGTACACAGCGGGGCAGGTACCGCACCTGTGCCTGAGAACAGCCTGGCGGGGTCATCCGCGGACAAAACGAAATACATTCAATCCGTACAGAAAGATACTTTGAACCTGCCCGATCGGGTCGTCATCAGCCAGATCTATCTGAAGACCTCTGACACCGAAGTACGCGACCTGGCTTTTGAAGCGATGGGAGGCACCGGGCCGGGACGCAGCGAAGATACCATGATTGTCATCTCCACGACCCGCAACGGGACCACCTTTTCCATCCCGATTACGGTCTCCTGGATTACAGGCCAGGCGTGGGCAGATGAAATACAGACCAACTGA
- a CDS encoding GGDEF domain-containing protein, producing MRNYYTAIQFWSYSLLVVCLCPLAVFLGAYMHWPLGVAPLLLLAPPTVLAAVSSPRVCYWTITVLSISSCFAEIFFRPDLEEVRSTYPASIMCASVLVGLVLLIDLYMGKLRHKLSQMHDQNDELVRQLYQTQKQAAADASKSGITEINDKPVSEQKENTSVESGVNYPLLLLTLQDIGRRISTNQSNESLIPTVISTAKASLQCESCQVYLWDSKSRALKNALPARARDRLDYRPAANHGVAAWVIEHRQIVMRNDADQDYRLKRIIEDDPQMPDAIAPLTVGSELIGLLIIDKIDVDSPTIGRLIYILSNIYALGIKNSQLFKRIEEMASRDGLTGLYNHATFQEKLHELVKGAEAQSTSLSIIMSDIDHFKSFNDTYGHQAGDFVLKEVARIWKTVMPDNAVLARYGGEEFIGVLLDHEYSQARQIAEDLRETLENCPILFEGQQLQVTASFGVTEFRHPATTTKELVRVADEYLYKAKEGGRNQVVGLDTNATRKPGT from the coding sequence ATGCGAAATTATTACACTGCCATCCAGTTCTGGTCTTACTCCCTGCTGGTAGTCTGCCTGTGTCCACTGGCGGTCTTCCTGGGTGCCTACATGCACTGGCCCCTGGGGGTGGCTCCGTTGCTGCTACTGGCACCTCCGACTGTTCTGGCGGCGGTCTCTTCACCTCGGGTCTGTTACTGGACTATTACAGTACTCTCCATCAGTTCCTGCTTCGCCGAAATTTTCTTTCGCCCGGACCTGGAAGAAGTCAGAAGTACCTACCCAGCGAGCATTATGTGCGCTAGCGTGCTTGTCGGACTGGTACTGCTGATCGATCTCTACATGGGCAAACTGCGTCACAAACTGTCTCAGATGCACGACCAGAATGACGAACTGGTCCGTCAGCTTTACCAGACTCAGAAACAGGCAGCTGCCGATGCTTCGAAATCGGGAATTACAGAAATCAATGACAAACCAGTCAGCGAGCAGAAAGAGAACACAAGTGTCGAGAGTGGCGTGAATTATCCACTGCTCCTGCTGACGCTGCAGGACATCGGTCGTCGGATCTCTACCAATCAATCCAACGAATCTTTGATTCCGACCGTGATCAGCACGGCCAAAGCTTCGCTGCAATGTGAATCATGTCAGGTATATCTCTGGGATTCAAAATCACGGGCACTGAAAAATGCACTGCCCGCGCGAGCCCGCGACCGACTGGACTACCGGCCTGCAGCCAATCATGGCGTAGCCGCCTGGGTGATCGAACATCGTCAGATCGTAATGCGAAACGATGCCGACCAGGATTACCGTCTTAAGAGGATCATCGAAGACGATCCACAGATGCCGGATGCGATTGCACCGCTGACCGTGGGTTCAGAACTGATCGGGTTGTTGATCATCGATAAAATCGACGTGGATTCTCCCACTATTGGCCGCCTGATTTACATTCTTTCCAATATCTACGCGTTGGGCATCAAGAATTCACAGTTGTTCAAACGCATTGAAGAGATGGCCAGCCGCGATGGTCTGACCGGACTGTATAACCATGCGACCTTCCAGGAAAAACTGCATGAACTGGTGAAGGGCGCAGAAGCGCAGTCCACGAGCCTCAGCATCATCATGAGCGACATCGATCACTTCAAATCCTTCAACGATACCTACGGGCACCAGGCCGGTGACTTCGTACTGAAAGAGGTCGCCCGCATCTGGAAAACCGTGATGCCCGATAATGCCGTACTGGCACGCTACGGTGGTGAAGAATTCATTGGCGTCCTGCTGGATCACGAATATTCCCAGGCACGTCAGATCGCGGAAGATTTACGTGAGACCCTGGAAAACTGCCCGATTCTGTTCGAAGGACAGCAACTGCAAGTTACTGCCAGCTTTGGCGTTACAGAATTTCGGCACCCTGCGACAACCACGAAAGAACTGGTGCGGGTGGCTGATGAATATCTCTACAAGGCGAAGGAAGGCGGACGAAATCAGGTGGTCGGCCTGGATACGAACGCCACCAGGAAACCGGGTACATAA
- a CDS encoding sensor histidine kinase, with the protein MKSYGKYWVLVVLLLFMSCVDNLLVTSQLASPMLALAASLVASLVGWAWLVKSLQKDRDQISACLRNPELLRPELKQKNFFGNLFAEAIQKIEESDTELVSTTQVKTMLKARLNALSKKEALMESVLDHLETGVLVFDAQHTLEFSNQAASKFVIPEADRTLNTSESGLALNKALSSDVVIREIASLLTKTIERKDATLSRRSEFQLTGLDFQSHYRAIATNLFDESQALLGTVIVVENIGEENNEKERHAEFVSSVAHELKTPMAGIKAYIEMLLDGDCEEDEAEELYGFINEQIDRLTRLVNSMLNLARIESGVVEIKRHDCELNDILKSAADVISPNAGEKDITFTSELSELYLPVHVDKDMLGQAIINLLSNAVKYTPHGHEVRLRSRMEDNTAVIEVRDTGMGIPENSLPHIFDRFYRVPENNRSAAGTGLGLALVHFIVTNVHNGSISVQSVVNKGTCFTVTIPLGHKEQKKKKQLASPVTV; encoded by the coding sequence ATGAAAAGTTATGGCAAATACTGGGTTCTGGTGGTACTGCTGCTCTTCATGAGTTGTGTAGATAACCTCCTGGTAACCAGCCAGTTAGCTTCTCCCATGCTGGCGCTGGCCGCCTCGCTGGTGGCTTCACTCGTCGGTTGGGCCTGGCTGGTGAAATCCCTGCAGAAAGACCGCGATCAGATCAGTGCCTGTCTGCGGAATCCCGAATTACTGCGTCCGGAACTGAAGCAGAAGAACTTCTTCGGAAACCTGTTCGCGGAAGCCATTCAGAAAATTGAAGAGTCCGATACCGAACTCGTATCGACCACACAGGTTAAGACGATGTTGAAAGCCCGTCTGAATGCCCTCTCGAAGAAAGAGGCCCTGATGGAATCGGTGCTGGATCATCTGGAGACCGGGGTACTCGTCTTCGACGCACAACACACGCTGGAGTTTTCGAACCAGGCCGCATCGAAGTTCGTGATTCCGGAAGCGGACCGCACGCTGAACACCAGTGAATCCGGCCTCGCACTCAATAAGGCCCTCAGCAGCGATGTGGTGATTCGCGAGATCGCCAGCCTGCTCACTAAAACCATTGAACGCAAAGATGCCACGTTAAGCCGCCGCAGCGAGTTCCAGTTAACGGGACTCGACTTCCAGTCCCATTACCGCGCCATCGCCACGAACCTGTTCGATGAAAGTCAGGCGCTGCTGGGAACCGTGATCGTGGTGGAAAACATCGGCGAAGAAAATAATGAGAAGGAACGGCACGCCGAGTTTGTGTCGTCCGTCGCTCACGAGCTGAAAACACCGATGGCCGGGATCAAGGCTTATATCGAGATGCTGCTGGACGGTGACTGCGAAGAAGATGAAGCCGAAGAACTCTATGGCTTTATCAACGAACAGATTGACCGTCTGACTCGACTGGTCAACAGCATGCTGAATCTGGCCCGCATTGAAAGTGGTGTCGTAGAAATCAAGCGGCACGACTGTGAGCTGAATGACATTCTCAAATCGGCCGCTGATGTCATTTCGCCCAATGCCGGTGAAAAAGACATTACGTTTACCTCCGAACTGAGCGAGCTCTATCTGCCCGTACATGTCGATAAAGACATGCTGGGTCAGGCAATCATCAACCTGCTGTCAAATGCAGTAAAATACACGCCGCACGGACACGAAGTCCGCCTGCGGAGCAGAATGGAAGACAATACGGCAGTCATCGAAGTCCGGGATACCGGGATGGGAATTCCAGAAAACTCGCTGCCTCACATTTTTGATCGGTTCTATCGGGTACCCGAGAACAACCGCTCTGCGGCCGGTACGGGACTGGGTCTGGCTCTGGTTCACTTCATTGTGACCAACGTCCATAATGGCTCCATTTCGGTGCAGTCGGTCGTCAATAAAGGAACCTGTTTCACGGTCACCATTCCGCTGGGACATAAAGAACAGAAGAAGAAAAAACAACTGGCATCGCCGGTAACCGTATAA
- a CDS encoding type IV pilus twitching motility protein PilT, producing the protein MEMNDLLHAAVDSDASDILLVTDAPPMFRIDGQLRTTALEPLDPETIRDLCDQVMKVQQKEILEKQKDVDFAITIPRLGRFRFNIHVQRGSLAAAIRRFSNEVCALSSLELPPVVEELTRLKTGLILVTGQTGSGKSTTLAAMVEAINQRDSKHIITLEDPIEYQFQHGKSLIEQREIGEDCPGFTSGLRHILRQDPDVILIGELRDLDTIRVALQAAETGHLVLASLHVSSAAGVVDRLVEVFPPEEQSQVRSHLAESLRAVITQRLLPAAMSNGRVAAVEIMLTNRAIQTSIRESTTHLIPGIISTNRRLGMQTMEQALKELLLNGKVDAETVDEHLQELKGEASGKEYSHGLLA; encoded by the coding sequence ATGGAAATGAACGATCTGTTACACGCGGCTGTGGACAGTGATGCTTCGGATATCCTGCTGGTAACCGACGCACCGCCCATGTTCCGTATCGACGGTCAGCTGCGCACCACCGCCCTGGAACCGCTGGATCCCGAAACGATTCGTGATCTGTGCGACCAGGTGATGAAGGTGCAACAGAAAGAAATTCTCGAAAAGCAGAAGGACGTCGATTTCGCGATCACGATTCCGCGGCTGGGGCGTTTCCGTTTCAATATCCATGTGCAGCGCGGTTCTCTGGCGGCTGCCATCCGTCGATTTTCCAATGAAGTCTGTGCGTTGAGCAGTTTGGAGCTGCCCCCTGTCGTAGAAGAACTGACGCGGCTCAAAACCGGGCTGATCCTGGTGACCGGGCAGACCGGTTCCGGTAAGTCCACCACGCTGGCGGCCATGGTCGAAGCTATTAATCAGCGGGATTCAAAACATATCATCACCCTGGAAGATCCGATTGAATACCAGTTCCAGCACGGGAAATCACTGATCGAACAAAGGGAGATCGGCGAAGACTGTCCCGGGTTCACCTCGGGGCTGAGACATATCCTGCGGCAGGATCCGGATGTGATTCTGATCGGGGAATTGCGGGATCTGGATACCATTCGGGTTGCCCTGCAGGCTGCGGAGACCGGTCACCTGGTACTCGCTTCACTGCATGTTTCCAGCGCAGCGGGAGTTGTCGATCGACTGGTCGAAGTCTTTCCACCGGAAGAACAATCCCAGGTCCGCAGCCATCTGGCGGAATCGTTAAGGGCTGTCATTACCCAACGCTTATTACCAGCGGCGATGTCCAACGGCCGTGTGGCTGCTGTGGAAATCATGCTGACGAATCGGGCAATTCAAACCAGTATTCGCGAATCGACGACCCATCTGATTCCAGGCATTATTTCGACGAACCGTCGCCTGGGTATGCAGACGATGGAACAGGCTCTCAAA